One genomic region from Xyrauchen texanus isolate HMW12.3.18 chromosome 4, RBS_HiC_50CHRs, whole genome shotgun sequence encodes:
- the LOC127642854 gene encoding uncharacterized protein LOC127642854, producing MIRYIYAVAHFILMIDLAKTVDLKPPDIRLVGSELQWTSANDDSVLYSVQYKRGSQVFGNPADDWHNVTSHIGTKLKTLYITAELYGAVFRVRAEKENRTSEWQNSKPDTCVNIQYCVPLINLTVKPGVAHLQMEHIDQSWVKEHGPVIAFNISYWKVANGGPSEVEFFVTNGKSQHFPNLDSGQKYCFQVQYLMYSKPYGNASNQRCAIIPKTAEEAKRRVFLSSILITVIVLAMCGVCIFALFKKYKQLKLVFRPPLEIPDHYREFLTGELPQQPSPSSSSQSLQPCDFVVLIEGNNVEVNGLEEQQERRS from the exons ATGATCCGCTACATTTACGCAGTGGCGCATTTCATACTGATGATCGATCTCG CCAAGACAGTTGACTTAAAGCCTCCAGATATTAGGCTAGTGGGATCAGAACTACAGTGGACGTCTGCCAATGATGACAGTGTGCTGTATTCAGTTCAGTACAAACGTGGCTCGCAAGTATTTGG GAATCCAGCGGATGATTGGCACAATGTGACAAGTCATATTGggacaaaattaaaaacattatacatCACTGCTGAATTGTATGGAGCAGTTTTCCGAGTGCGCGCAGAGAAAGAAAACCGCACATCAGAATGGCAGAATTCGAAACCAGACACGTGTGTAAATA TACAGTATTGTGTTCCTTTGATAAATCTCACTGTTAAACCTGGAGTGGCTCACCTGCAAATGGAACATATTGACCAGAGCTGGGTGAAAGAACATGGACCTGTAATTGCCTTTAATATATCGTACTGGAAAGTTGCTAATGGAGGTCCTTCAGAG GTAGAGTTTTTTGTTACAAATGGCAAGAGTCAACATTTTCCTAACCTGGATTCAGGACAGAAGTACTGTTTTCAGGTTCAGTATTTGATGTACAGTAAGCCCTATGGAAATGCCAGCAACCAAAGATGTGCAATTATCCCAAAAACAG CTGAAGAGGCAAAGAGACGTGTTTTTCTCTCAAGTATACTAATCACAGTTATTGTTTTGGCCATGTGTGGTGTCTGCATTTTTGCACTTTTCAAGAAATACAAACAGTTGAAACTGGTCTTTCGACCACCTCTGGAAATTCCTGACCATTATCGAGAG TTTTTGACAGGGGAGCTTCCTCAGCAACCGTCTCCAAGTTCCAGCAGTCAAAGCTTACAGCCATGTGACTTTGTTGTATTAATTGAGGGCAACAATGTAGAGGTGAATGGCCTTGAGGAGCAACAAGAGAGAAGATCTTGA